AATGGCATTCCGATCGACATGGTCGGTGGCACGAGTatcggcgcgctggtcggcggCCTGTACGCCCGtgacggcgcggcggtctCGAGCCACGGACGTGCGAAGCGCTTTGCTGGGCGCATGGCGAGTCTGTGGCGCTTTGTGACCGATGTGACCTACCCCCTTGTCTCGTATACCACCGGCCACGAGTTCAACCGTGGCATCTTCAAGTGCTTTGCGGACACGCACATCGAGGACATGTGGCTGCCGTTCTTCTGCAACACGACCAACATCACCTGGAGCCGCATGGAGGTGCATTCGAGTGGCTATGCGTGGCGGTACATCCGCGGGAGCATgacgctcgccggcctCATCCCCCCCCTGATCGACGAGGGCAACATGCTTGTCGATGGTGGTTACACGGACAACCTCCCCGTGTCGATCATGatggcgctcggctcgcgcagcgtgttTGCGATCGATGTGGGTAGCATCGACGATACCTCGCCGCAGCACTTTGGCGATACCCTCTCTGGCTGGTGGGTGCTGCTGAACCGCTTCAACCCGTGGAGCAGCATGCGCAACATCCCCTCGATTCCCGATATCCAGACGCGGCTGACGTACACCACGTCGGtcaagacgctcgaggaggccaAGAAGCTCGACTCGTGCCTGTACCTGCGCATGCCCGTGACGCAGtacggcacgctcgagttTGGCAAGTACTCCGAGATCCTACAAGTCGGCTACGATTCGATGGTCGACGCCATCCAAAAGTGGGACCGGGAAGGGCGGCTGCCgaccggcgtcgaggccggtCTCAACGTCccgccgcagcaccgcaagcgccgtcgcggcgtgTCGGCCCGCCGAAACAGTATCTAGTCCCCacgagcgagcgcctgcttcaaggcctgcgcctcgttgcCATAGTGCTTGTGGCGCTTCTGCTCAAACTCGGTGTGCTTCGCTTCGTCGCCGTCCGTCGTGGGGTACGTCGGCGTGGGCGATGCaatcgtcggcgacgactCGACACGCTCTTTCAGCTGGCGGTACGACCCAGAAATCGCCGCATTCGCCTTGGTGTTGGCCTCGACCTGGTCGAGatcgagcgaggcgctggtcgcCACCGGCCGCGCGTCCTTGTCCGTGTCGAGGTCGAATTCTGTGTGAACCAGAAGAACACCTACCCTCTTCCTCCATCGGGggtgccgacgcgctgtgcACGAACGGCGTCTTGGGCTCGTCAATGGTCATGCGGGCCGCCGCAttgtcgcgctcctcttgGTTCAGAGAGAGGTTTGATTCGTCCCACTGAAGCCTGCGTCAGACTCACCACGCACCTGTTGTCCACATTTGCTCCGTCGCTTGGCTTGATGTTCTTCAGAATGCCGTGGGGCTTGGGCGCCtgggcgctcggcaccggtTCGCTCTTGGGCGgcatcgtcgcgcacggccgggGCGATCGGGCCCAATGCGATCGGGTCTCCACAACTATGTCCTACAACGCCTTTTGGGCCTGCTGGGCCAGTGCCTTGTCCGTCtcttcctcgagctgctgcttgagctggagcagctgctgcacctgACGATCGAGGTCCTCCTGCGGCGTGTCGGTGTTTGCCTTggcggcacgcaccgcctcgccctGCTCCTTGACCTtttcctcgagcgcggccatttccggcgtgcgctccatGCTCTGCTTTTGCTtttcgagcgccttgcgcgccttggccgcggcCTTTTTCGACATAGCCGGCTTttcctcggcggccgaggcgtcgccgccgaacTGCGCGCGCCACACGTCGGCCTGCTTCTCGTCAATGTTCTTGAagaggtgcgccgccttgccGACGCCGTGGCCGGGCAGGAGATCGAGCGCAAAGCCGTGCTTGGGAATcgcgcggggcggcgcgttgagctgcacgagcatCTGGTCGGACGTCTCGGGCATGAACGGAtgcacgagcgcggtgAGCGTCCAGATAAGGTTCGTCGCAAGGAGGATCACCGCGTCGCACTtggcgcggtgctcggaGAAGAGCGCATTGTCCAGGCCCGCGTCGGAGAGGAGCAAATTGCCGCGTGCGGACAGCGCCATCATGGTGTTGAGACCCGCACGCAGCTTACCGACGTCCATAAACTCGACGTACTGCTGCAGGATCTGGTTCACGTCCTTGGTGAACTGCGCAATGACCTGCGAGAAGGGCTCGTCGGTCAccgacgcctcgagcgcgccctCCGTGCccgggcgcaggccgaAGCCGGCGGAGATCTCGGgcaggcggccgtcgtACTTCTTCGTAAAGGTCATGATACGGTTCACAAAGTTGCCGAGGTTCTTGAGCAGCTCCGAGTTGTTGCGCGTGACAAAGTCGTGCCAGATGAACTGGCTGTCGGACGActcggggcgcgtcgcgagcagGTAGTAGCGccagacgctcggcgagagcTTGGTCTCCTTTGCCTTGTCGCCAAACACACCAATGTTGCGCGACTTGGAGAACTTGCCGCCCTCGTACTGCAGGTACTCGGTCGTGTTGATGtggtgcagcagcgtcCAGTCGTCcccgctgccgagcaggcaCGAGGGGAAGATGACCGTGTGGAAGCGCACATTGTCCTTGCCCATGAACTGGTACAGCTGCACATTCTCGGGGTTCTTCCACCAGCGCTCCCAGTCCTCGGTGTAGTTAGCAGTGATCGAGGGGTAGCcgatcggcgcgtcgaACCATACGTAGAGCACCTTGTCCTCCATGCCTTCCACTGGCACGGGCACGCCCCACTTGAGGTCGCGCGTCAGCGAAAAGGGACGGAGGCCCTCCTTAAACCACGAGTCGGTGATGAATGCGCCGTTCGACGACCACTTGCCGTCCTTGGCTTGCTTACCGGCCCACGCCTCGGTCTTGGGCTGCAGCGTATCGATGCGCAGGAACATGTGGCGCGactcgcgctgcaccggctTGTTCTTGCACATCTTGCACTTGGGgtccaggagctcgaccgcgtcgagcagctggccACACTTGTCGCACTGGTCGCcacgcgcgtcgtcgtagCCGCACCTGGGGCACGTACCCTCAACGTAGCGGTCCGCAAGGAAGCGCGAGCAGTGCTCGCAGTAGAGCTGCGTCATGCTGCGCTCCTCCAAGTAGCCGTTCTTTTGCAGCTTGAGGAAAATGTCCTGCGCGATCGTCGTCTGCTGGGGCGTCGTCGTGCGGCCAAAGTGGTCAAAGCCGATCTGGAACCACTGGTACACCTCGGCGTGGAGCGCGTGGTACTTGTCGCAGAGCTCCTGCGGCGTCACCttgtcctcgagcgccttggtcTCGGTGGCGGTACCGTATTCGTCCGTACCGCAGATGTACAGTGTGTTGCGGTTCTGCGTACGCGCGTATCGCGCAAATACGTCCGCAGACAGCGTCGAGCCGATAATGTTGCCGAGATGGGGGACATTGTTCACATAGGGCAGCGCCGACGTCACGAGCACGTTctgctcgccgtcgagcgggAGCACCTTCTCGGGGTGCTGCTCCGAATTGAGCTTCATAATAACATCCTTCGAGGAGTTCACATGCCGCTCCTGGCCCTcgacggccggcggcacgcgcggaAACGGCGTCGCCATCGTAGTCACAGTCTTCCTGCCAGGCGATCACGTGCAGAAAAAAAGTGACTCTTGCCATGACGTACCGGCcaggcaccgcgccgatcCAGCCGGCCTatgtgctcgaggcgtggCCTGCCAAGAGCGGgtcgctcctcggcgaggacaaGAAGGGCGAGGGAGAAGAAAGCGCAGAAAacgcacgcgccagcgACGCTCCGCAGGCCGCCGAAGCGTCGCACGACAGCCATGTGGAGTCGAATGCAAGCTCTGAGCGGGGGCAGGATccgccgcgcaagcgcgcgcggGGGCAGAACAAGGGGCGCGTGTTTACCAAGACGGACGATCTGATTGGAATCTGCAGCCAGGTTTCGCGCGGCCTGCCGTGCAAGTTTGGCGACGACTGCCGCTTTGGGCACGATCTGTGCCTCTATCTTACGCACAAACCCCGCGACCTCCCCCATCTGGTGccggccgagggcgaggcaCGCGCGCAGTGGCTCGAGCGGGTGTACGAGCTTGCAGCGCAGTCGGAAAAAcccgaggcgcccaagccggacggcgacgcggtccAGAGCTGCGTCGACTTTTCCACGCAGTGCCCCTACTATGCCGAGCGGGGCGCGTGCCCGGCCGGGTGGAAGTGCCgcttcctcggcgcgcacgtaAAGCGCGTCAGCCcctcgcgcgcggtcgtgccagaggcgggcggcgagcgcggcacgggcctcgagctggtcacagacgccgcgcgcgtcgcgcagtgggaggcgcggccgagggcTGTTACCAACACGGCGCACCCCGCCAACGACGAGGTGAACTGGCTCTCGCCAGAGAGCGCCAAGCTGCTGCGTTCCGGCAAGTACAAATACGAAAAAGCGCCCGCGATCCTTGCGCGTCTCAAGCAAGAGACCAACGAGCTTggggcgctgccgccgtacgacgccgcgtcgtccaAGATTGGGCACGGTCCGCTGGTCATTGACTATGCGTATgaagcggcgctcgcaAAAGTGCAGGCGCAAGCcccccgcggcgctgcggcgaccgaagaggcgctcgaaGAGCATGCgaatgcgctgcgcaacgtgCGCCCGAGTgatgcggcggccgacacggcgcgtgtgcgcccCGCCGAGAAGCGGCGCTTGCAGTGGCGTGGCGAGCTGtaccttgcgccgctcacgACGACCGGCAACCTGCCGTTTCGCCGCGTGTGCTCGGCGTTTGGCTCAGACATTCACTGCGGCGAGATGGGCCTCGCCGAGTCCTTTTCGTCCGGGCACGCCTCGGAGTGGAGCCTCACTCGCCGCTGGGACGGCGAGCGGATCTTTGGCACGCAGGTCTGTGGCTCGAAGCCCGAGTTCCTCGTGcctgccgccgaggcgctcgcgcgcgaggtcggGAGCGGCCTCGACTTTGTCGATGTGAACTGCGGGTGCCCCATCGACCTCGTGTTCAACAAAGGTGCCGGCtctgcgctcctcgaccatGCAAACAAGCTCGGGCGGATCGTGCGCGGGATGTCGGCGGCACTCGGCGAGATCCCCTTGACGATCAagctgcgcaccggcacgtCTGCCAAGCAAACCACGCACAAGATctttgcgcgcgcgcagacCGAGtggggcgccggcgccgtgacgctgcacggccgctCGCGCAAGCAGCGGTACAAGAACGACGCGGACTGGGACTATATTgggacgtgcgcctcggcgctgcgcgactcggtcgTGCACTGGAACGAGGACCAACgcacggccgacgagccggaAATGGTCCCGGTCCCGATCTATGGCAACGGCGACGTGTACGGCCACCACGACTACTACGAGCACATCGACAAGACCGGCGTGGATGGCGAGATGAttgcacgcggcgcgctgatcAAGCCGTGGATCTTTACCGAGAtcaaggagcgccgcgactgGGACATttccgcgcgcgagcgcctcgacatTGTGCGCCAGTTTGCCGACTATGGCCTCACGCACTGGGGCGCCGACACGCAAGGCGTAaacacgacgcgccgcttccTGTGCGAGATGCTCTCGTTCACGCACCGCTACGTCCCGATCGGCATCCTCGAGCATGTGCCGGTCCGCATGAACGACCGCCCGCCGCCTTTTggcgggcgcgacgcgctcgagacgctgctcAGCAGCCCCAGCGCCAGCGACTGGGTGCGCATCTCGGAGATGTTCCTCGGCAAAGCGCCGGACAATTGGAGCTTCCTACGTACGTATCCCTTCTCACCCAGCGAAACACAAGTCCAACTCCTTCGCAGAGACCGACTCCCTCCAAGGCTAATTCGTAGCTTCCGTCGCGCCTCCACTTTACGCGTCGCGATGGCCGTTCGTAGCGCGAGCCAATTTGACCCCCTCGAGGATCTCGCGGggccgctgcgtgtgccggccgccgagcggaCGTACGGCCGCCAGTTTGCGCAGGTGTACGACTACCGCCTTgcggtgctgcggcgccgcgtgcttgcgtcggcgaccgagGCGTATGGCGAAAAGCCGCcgtacgtcgagcgcatcctcgaTATTCCGCCCAAGCAGCTGTGCTTTGTGATTGGCACGGTGTATGCGAACCTGAAACTGAAGCCGGATGTGCTCCAGGAGATTGCACGCGAGGtacgtcgtcgcgctcacCCAGCAATCcatcgcgccgcagccggtGCCGACGTACGTCGACCCCGGCCACGACGAGCTGTACATTGAGGACCAGAgcgggcgcgtgcgcattGTCGGGCCCAAGGTTGCGTCGGggacgccgctcgcggccaaGTGCGTCACGGGCGCGGTCATTGGCGTGTTTggcgccgagacgccggACGGCGACCTGGAAGTCGCCGACATTGCGCTGCCGGGCCCCCCAGCCCCCCTGCCGCTGGAGCCGGCGAGGGTCAAggaggagggcgaggcgTACATTGtgctcgcgagcggccTCCAGATGGGCAGCGCGGACGCGGCCAACGACATGCACTACGACCTCCTCCAAGAGTGGCTTTccggcgagctcggcagcgcgtccgAGCGCGCAGACACGGCCCGCATCTCGAGCATGGTGATTGCGGGCAACTCGGTAAGCAAAGCAAGCTGGGTACCGCGTGAGACGTCCGTGATGGAAAAGCGGCAgcagccggcggcgctgacGCACTCGCCgtttgccgagctcgatccgatgcttgcgtcgctctgtgcgacgctcgacgcggtggtGCTTATGCCGGGCGCGCAGGAccccagcagcgcgacgctgccgcagcagccgctgctgcgtggcctgttcccccgcgccgcgcagtgGGACAATCTGCACTGCCTGACGAATCCCGCGTGGCTCGGGCTGCACAACAGGACGATCCTGAGCTCGTCGGGGCAGAATGTCGACGATCTCGTCAAGTACCTGCCCGAGGGCAatgcgtcgcccgcgctgcagaTGGCGCTCGCTACGCTGCAGTGgtcgcacgtcgcgccgacggcgccaGACACGCTGTGTACGTCGCGAAGCTGACCCAGGGTGTTATCCGTTCAAGTCGACCGACCCCTTTGtggtgcgtgccgcgccggaTCTATACGTCATCGGCAACCAGGCCAAGTACGAAACGGCGACGttcgaggcgcgcacggccgacgGCTTTCCTCACACCATCCGCGTGGTCCTCGTGCCAGAGTTTGCGACGAGCCACGAGGTGGTGCTGGTCAACatggcgacgctcgagcccCGTATCGTATCCTTCGCGGCGTAGATACCCTATGTAAGCATCGCGAGTGATGCGGCCGGGAACGGATCGGTGGCGCTCAGGACAAGCAtctggcgctcgtgcgcaatGTACCCCTTCATGCGCCCTTTGGCGATCAGCGTCGCGATCGCCCACTCGGTCTCTTGGGGCGCGAGCGGGAGCTGGAGCCAGTGCATGGCGTCTGTAaagaggccaaggcgcaggcgcgtcgacTGGTCACTCGCGCGCCACACGCGCCGAAAGAGGCGCGTAGTGCACActtcgcgcgcgcgctccaaCGCGAGAAacaggccgaggcgcacgagcgtgcgctccatctgcggcgcggcgagcacgtcgtcaaagcggcgcacgtcacCTTGCCAGCACGCCTCGACAATCGGCTCGtacagcgcggcgagccggGGATACGACGCAAAgagcctcgcgctcgggcgcacgccctGCAGCAGACGCACCGCAATCAGGTACAAGAGGATCCGCTCGCAGTTGTGCGCGTGGCGCTtgggcgcgagcgcgagcgcctcgctcagcTCCTTCTCCGCCTTGGCAtagtcctcgtcgaggaacgcgaggcggccgacatAGTACTGGAACGTCACGCGGTCGCCCTTCGGAAAGCGGTGCAGCGGCGGAAGGTCCGCAgcggccagcgcgcggaGGATATTCTTGCAGAGCGCCGTGGACTTTAGGCGGAAGTACATGCGAAAGATCATGCCGACGATTGCGTACGTGCCCCACTTTTTGCTCTGCGACAGGGCCTGGTGCCGGTCGGCAATGCACGCGGAAAACGCCTTGTTCAGCTGCCGTGCACACTCTTCCATGTGCTTCTGCACCgggagcgcctgctcattctccgcgagcgccgcactggtcgccgcgtcgtccgcgcCTTGGGCGACCCagcgcaggtcgcgcagcagcgcatagagcaccggcagcgcccagcgcccgggcgcgagcgtgccaaaGTAGCGCAGgaacgcgccgagcgcactcTGCATCGCCTCGCACGCTAGATGCCACGactcggcaggcgcacgcgcgccagcgTCCGCGTGAAagagcagcgcaccgctcCGCACATAGTGCGCCACGACATCGCTCCACGGCCCGTGCAGGCCGACGCTTTTCTGCAAGGCCGGAACCTAGGTGAGCGAGGAGACGTACCGATGCATCCTTTACGCCCGCACagcaccgccgcgtcgtgctgctCTGCATGTCAAACACGTTTGCCAGCCCATCCCCGTCCTCcttcgcggcgcactggcCCACTACAGCGCCCAGCGCGCTCGCGTTCATCGTGGTTCGGCCGAACGACGATGGACGCGAAGAAGGGTGCtcgggccgccgccgcggcggtgcgcgcgccgttTGTGGTGCTCGTGAGCGTCGtgggcctcgtcgcgctgctgcacgcggcgggcctcgcgctgTTTACGAGCGGGTTTttgctgcagcgcgtcgagctcgcgccgcacgcgtcgTGTGCGCCGAAAGAGTGGCACctgccggtgccgccgcacggcgcggcagagggcgaggcgcatgcgctcgacgcctgggacgcggtgctggccgagggcgagtgCACGCTCCCCCCCCGCTTTCGCAAGGCGGTCGTGTGGATtatcgatgcgctgcgctacGACATGCTGGCGCCGGTCAacgcgagcgaggcggatcCCTACCTGCACAACCACctcaccgcgccgcgcgaggcgacggacacgcgccgcgcgttcCTCGCGCACTTTCTTgcggacgcgccgacgacgacgctgcagcgcctcaaAGGGCTCACCAccggctcgctgccgacctTTATCGAGGCCGGCGCCAACTTTGGCGGCGCAGGCAAGGTCGAGGAGGACAACTGGATCAGCCAGTTTCGCCAGCGCATGCTCGCAGAGCGCGGCCTGGAGCTGAATGCGACGTCCGGAGCGGGCCTCGCAttcgtcggcgacgataCGTGGGACATGGTCTTTTCTTcgctctttgacgaggGCCGTGCGTGGCCCTACTCCTCGTTCAacgtcgaggacctcgacACGGTCGACGCGGGCGTGGAGACGCACATGCTCGAGGAGATGCAGCGCTCCGACGCGTCCCTCACCATTGCCcactcgctcggcgtggaccACGTCGGCCACCgcttcggcgccgcgcaccccCGCATGGTGCCGAAGCTGCAGCAGATGGACGCACTCGTGCGCAGGGTTATGGACCGCCTGGACGACGACACGCTCTTTttgctcctcggcgaccacGGCATGGACGCCACGGGCGACCACGGCGGCGACtcggagctcgaggtggGTGCGGGCCTCTTTGCCTACGCCAAGCGGCCATgggacggcggcgcgaccggcgacgaggacgtgcgTGCGGTACTCGGCGCTGACGCATTCCAGCCCTtctcgccgctcgctgGCACGCACCGCTCCGTGCCGCAGATCGATCTCgtgccgacgctcgcgctgctcctcggcgtccCGATCCCGTTCAACAACCTGGGCACGGTGATTCCGGAAGTGTTTGCCTCGCGTTCGAGCCCGCTCGGCAAGCCAAACGCAcgcctgctgcgtgcgctgcgcatcaaCGCACGCCAGGTGCACACCTacctcgacgcgtacgCACAGCACTCGGCGGACCTGCAGCCGTTCCGCGCagagctcgacacgctctgGAAGGACGCGCTCCAGAAGGACGCACAGTACGCGCTTCTCGGGCAGTCGTGGCGGGGCGATGCCAAAGAGGCtggccgcgcagccgcgcagGCCTACGCGGCGtacacgcgccgcgccgtgcagcacgcacgcagcgtctgGGCGCAGTTTGCGGATAGCAAGATTGtcgccggcctcgtcgtgctcTTGGGCGCGGTCCTGTGCACCGCGTGGCTCTGGCATgcgtcggcgcacggcgcagagCTCAGcatggccgagctcggtgcgTACCTCTATCCGTACGTCgccacgagcgcggcgatcggcgtgggtctcgcgctggcgctgtCGCTCGCCAAGACCCTCGTTCCCGTACCGTTtacgcgcctcgagctgggtCTGCTGTGCCCCGCTTTGCTGGTCGAAGGCGGGATCTTGCTTTCGGCATGGCgtcgcaccgcgccgcgcatcgcgtcGGCCACGCCGTacgccacggccgccggcgtgctgATCCTCGGagtgcacgccgcgtcgttTGCAAGTAACTCGTTCACCATGTGGGAGGACCGCatcacgctcgcgctcctcgctgCCGTCCTgctggcgcgtgcggcgctcgggtACGGCGCGCCCACGACGCGGCTCCAGCAGCAAATGCCGctgctggcgctcggcacactcgtcctcctccgcGTTGCGGCCATGAGCCGCGTGTGCCGCGAAGAGCAGGCGCCGTACTGTACGCCGTCGTTCTACGCGCGCAATGTGCGCCCGGACGGCAAATTTGCAGACAATCCCGCGTACGCATACGCGGGCCCTGCGACGAACAACCCCTGGATGAGCGCCGTTGCGTACGCCATCGCGTTCATCATCCCCgacgccttgcgccgcatcctCAGCGCAAgccaggcgcagcacagCACCGCGCAGACGATGTTTACGTGGATCGTGCGCCCGTCGCTCCtgatcggcgcggcgttcTGGCTCGCAGACTgggcgcacggcctcgacacgctcgacgaaggcgcacgcgccggcctgctcgagctgaaGCGGTGGGCGGGTCTGGCGGACCTCGTGCTGGTCGGCATCATCGGCATTGCCTACTGGATCCTCGCGCCGTtgccgctgctcgtgcgccgcgacggcgagcgcgcggccatCCTCGGCTTTGCAAACTCGATGGGCAGCATGTTtttgctgctcgaggcggttatctttgcgctgctctttttgctcgcgcagccgatgggccagctcgcgctcgcactGTGcttcctcggcctcgtgatcctcgcggagctcggcgacaatgagcgcgacgtccaggtcgtgcgtgcggcTCTCGTGCGCGAAGCCGCTCAGGACAAGAACACGGTGCCGCAGCCCGCGCTGCCAACGCTCCTCGAGTCGGTGTCGATCGCACTGCTTGGCTACGTCGCGTTCTTTGCCACCGGGCATCAGGCGACGTTCTCCGCGATCCagtggcgcgtcgcgtttGTCGGCTTCACGACCGTGACCTACCCCTGGTCGCCGCTGTTTGTCGTGCTGAACGCGTTTGGGCCGCTGAGCATTTTGCCGGCCTTTGGCGCAGTCCTGCTTGTGCTGTGGAACGTCGCGCCCCACCGGCCCCGCCCGGatacgccgccgccgccgccgatgcacacggccgccgcgctgctgcgcaccgcgacgggGTTCCTGCTCTACCACGCGGTCCTGGCGCTGAGCGCCGCACTATTTGCATGCTACTTCCGCCGGCACCTCATGCTCTTCAAGATCTGGGTGCCGCGCTTTATGacgggcgcgctcgcgctccttctCGCGGACGTCGCcatgctcctcgcgctcgtcgcggcgtggcgcgtcgcacacAAGGTCCATAGCGTCTTTGCCACGCGCTTTACGTAAATTTGCCTTTTTTCCTCCACCCATGGAGCGGATCACCAAACGGCTGCACATCTCGGGCCTCACGCCGAATTTCTcgcacacggcgctgcgtgagaagctcgagcagtacggcgaggtgcaggagctcgaAGGGTGTGATGACCagtacgtcgacgcggtcgGAAACCGGCGGCCATACGCTTTTGCAACGAtccacgcgacgccggcgcagctgcaAAAATGCATGAATGTGCTCAGCGGCGCGATCTGGAAGGGCGCAAAGCTACG
This sequence is a window from Malassezia japonica chromosome 5, complete sequence. Protein-coding genes within it:
- the DUS3 gene encoding tRNA-dihydrouridine(47) synthase [NAD(P)(+)] (BUSCO:EOG09261ZPW; COG:J; EggNog:ENOG503NUGC), translated to MTYRPGTAPIQPAYVLEAWPAKSGSLLGEDKKGEGEESAENARASDAPQAAEASHDSHVESNASSERGQDPPRKRARGQNKGRVFTKTDDLIGICSQVSRGLPCKFGDDCRFGHDLCLYLTHKPRDLPHLVPAEGEARAQWLERVYELAAQSEKPEAPKPDGDAVQSCVDFSTQCPYYAERGACPAGWKCRFLGAHVKRVSPSRAVVPEAGGERGTGLELVTDAARVAQWEARPRAVTNTAHPANDEVNWLSPESAKLLRSGKYKYEKAPAILARLKQETNELGALPPYDAASSKIGHGPLVIDYAYEAALAKVQAQAPRGAAATEEALEEHANALRNVRPSDAAADTARVRPAEKRRLQWRGELYLAPLTTTGNLPFRRVCSAFGSDIHCGEMGLAESFSSGHASEWSLTRRWDGERIFGTQVCGSKPEFLVPAAEALAREVGSGLDFVDVNCGCPIDLVFNKGAGSALLDHANKLGRIVRGMSAALGEIPLTIKLRTGTSAKQTTHKIFARAQTEWGAGAVTLHGRSRKQRYKNDADWDYIGTCASALRDSVVHWNEDQRTADEPEMVPVPIYGNGDVYGHHDYYEHIDKTGVDGEMIARGALIKPWIFTEIKERRDWDISARERLDIVRQFADYGLTHWGADTQGVNTTRRFLCEMLSFTHRYVPIGILEHVPVRMNDRPPPFGGRDALETLLSSPSASDWVRISEMFLGKAPDNWSFLPKHKSNSFAETDSLQG
- the MES1 gene encoding methionine--tRNA ligase (EggNog:ENOG503NXU3; BUSCO:EOG09260TUT; COG:J) is translated as MATPFPRVPPAVEGQERHVNSSKDVIMKLNSEQHPEKVLPLDGEQNVLVTSALPYVNNVPHLGNIIGSTLSADVFARYARTQNRNTLYICGTDEYGTATETKALEDKVTPQELCDKYHALHAEVYQWFQIGFDHFGRTTTPQQTTIAQDIFLKLQKNGYLEERSMTQLYCEHCSRFLADRYVEGTCPRCGYDDARGDQCDKCGQLLDAVELLDPKCKMCKNKPVQRESRHMFLRIDTLQPKTEAWAGKQAKDGKWSSNGAFITDSWFKEGLRPFSLTRDLKWGVPVPVEGMEDKVLYVWFDAPIGYPSITANYTEDWERWWKNPENVQLYQFMGKDNVRFHTVIFPSCLLGSGDDWTLLHHINTTEYLQYEGGKFSKSRNIGVFGDKAKETKLSPSVWRYYLLATRPESSDSQFIWHDFVTRNNSELLKNLGNFVNRIMTFTKKYDGRLPEISAGFGLRPGTEGALEASVTDEPFSQVIAQFTKDVNQILQQYVEFMDVGKLRAGLNTMMALSARGNLLLSDAGLDNALFSEHRAKCDAVILLATNLIWTLTALVHPFMPETSDQMLVQLNAPPRAIPKHGFALDLLPGHGVGKAAHLFKNIDEKQADVWRAQFGGDASAAEEKPAMSKKAAAKARKALEKQKQSMERTPEMAALEEKVKEQGEAVRAAKANTDTPQEDLDRQVQQLLQLKQQLEEETDKALAQQAQKAL
- the CSN12 gene encoding COP9 signalosome (CSN) subunit (COG:D; EggNog:ENOG503NY0K), with amino-acid sequence MNASALGAVVGQCAAKEDGDGLANVFDMQSSTTRRCCAGVKDASVPALQKSVGLHGPWSDVVAHYVRSGALLFHADAGARAPAESWHLACEAMQSALGAFLRYFGTLAPGRWALPVLYALLRDLRWVAQGADDAATSAALAENEQALPVQKHMEECARQLNKAFSACIADRHQALSQSKKWGTYAIVGMIFRMYFRLKSTALCKNILRALAAADLPPLHRFPKGDRVTFQYYVGRLAFLDEDYAKAEKELSEALALAPKRHAHNCERILLYLIAVRLLQGVRPSARLFASYPRLAALYEPIVEACWQGDVRRFDDVLAAPQMERTLVRLGLFLALERAREVCTTRLFRRVWRASDQSTRLRLGLFTDAMHWLQLPLAPQETEWAIATLIAKGRMKGYIAHERQMLVLSATDPFPAASLAMLT
- the cdc1 gene encoding DNA polymerase delta small subunit Cdc1 (COG:L; EggNog:ENOG503NVJ1; BUSCO:EOG09263CUU), producing MAVRSASQFDPLEDLAGPLRVPAAERTYGRQFAQVYDYRLAVLRRRVLASATEAYGEKPPYVERILDIPPKQLCFVIGTVYANLKLKPDVLQEIAREQSIAPQPVPTYVDPGHDELYIEDQSGRVRIVGPKVASGTPLAAKCVTGAVIGVFGAETPDGDLEVADIALPGPPAPLPLEPARVKEEGEAYIVLASGLQMGSADAANDMHYDLLQEWLSGELGSASERADTARISSMVIAGNSVSKASWVPRETSVMEKRQQPAALTHSPFAELDPMLASLCATLDAVVLMPGAQDPSSATLPQQPLLRGLFPRAAQWDNLHCLTNPAWLGLHNRTILSSSGQNVDDLVKYLPEGNASPALQMALATLQWSHVAPTAPDTLWCYPFKSTDPFVVRAAPDLYVIGNQAKYETATFEARTADGFPHTIRVVLVPEFATSHEVVLVNMATLEPRIVSFAA
- a CDS encoding uncharacterized protein (EggNog:ENOG503P6TK; COG:S); the encoded protein is MPPKSEPVPSAQAPKPHGILKNIKPSDGANVDNRLQWDESNLSLNQEERDNAAARMTIDEPKTPFVHSASAPPMEEEEFDLDTDKDARPVATSASLDLDQVEANTKANAAISGSYRQLKERVESSPTIASPTPTYPTTDGDEAKHTEP